One Desulfuromonas acetoxidans DSM 684 DNA segment encodes these proteins:
- a CDS encoding ATP-binding protein codes for MELDQELKQQLKRVLSAVEQMLPQPVEVVDWSRTLAAAWRSHSVSGTLEAMPETEGTTLDDLLGIDEQKQLVADNTRQFIDGYPANNILLWGARGTGKSSLVRALLNSYAPLGLRIVQVDKDDLHHLPDIFAQIKQQPYRFILFCDDLSFEVGEKGYKILKSVLDGAVYAAPANCLIYVTSNRRYLIPQYDFDNIGNHIKGGEVRASETIEEKNSLSDRFGLWVSFDSFSQDQYLNVVRQCIERLCHDYGRQLPWDAEVEAAAIRWSHDKSKRCGRTAYQFAKRWVGMQLRAGDAE; via the coding sequence ATGGAACTGGATCAGGAATTGAAACAACAGTTGAAACGGGTGCTTAGCGCCGTGGAGCAGATGCTGCCGCAACCCGTTGAAGTTGTTGATTGGAGTAGGACTCTGGCTGCGGCGTGGCGCAGTCATTCGGTCTCTGGAACATTGGAAGCAATGCCTGAAACCGAAGGGACAACATTGGATGATCTGCTTGGTATTGATGAGCAGAAGCAGTTGGTTGCCGACAATACCCGGCAGTTTATCGATGGCTATCCGGCCAATAATATTCTGTTGTGGGGGGCGCGGGGAACCGGAAAATCGTCACTGGTGCGGGCGCTACTCAACAGCTATGCGCCGTTGGGGCTGCGGATTGTGCAGGTAGACAAGGATGATCTGCATCATTTGCCGGATATCTTCGCCCAGATCAAGCAGCAGCCCTACCGTTTCATCCTGTTTTGCGATGACTTGTCGTTTGAAGTGGGTGAAAAAGGCTACAAAATCCTTAAAAGTGTCCTGGACGGTGCGGTGTATGCGGCGCCCGCCAATTGCCTGATCTATGTTACATCCAACCGCCGTTATCTGATTCCACAATACGATTTTGACAACATCGGTAATCATATCAAGGGCGGTGAAGTTCGCGCCTCAGAAACCATTGAAGAGAAGAATTCGCTGTCGGATCGTTTTGGTCTGTGGGTGTCGTTTGATTCGTTCAGTCAGGATCAGTATCTCAATGTGGTGCGCCAATGCATTGAGCGGTTGTGTCACGACTATGGGCGGCAATTGCCATGGGATGCCGAGGTTGAAGCTGCGGCAATCCGCTGGTCGCACGATAAGAGTAAGCGCTGTGGCCGGACTGCGTACCAGTTTGCCAAGCGCTGGGTGGGGATGCAGTTGCGGGCTGGGGATGCAGAGTAA
- a CDS encoding ammonium transporter translates to MLRYACRMVPGLLFAPATCLAAETTCDSGTTAWMMISVALVLLMIPGLAMFYGGLVRTKNVLSTMMHSYVALAIIGVLWVAVGYSLTFGKSILGGFVGWNPDYFFLSGIDSTITDGIPEYITAMFQGKFAIITPALISGAIAERVYMRGYAAFIALWFLLVYCPLCHWIWAPDGWLFNYGAAGVVDLAGGLVIHVSAGASALVAAIYLGPRKGFPTKPMQPNNLVMTMMGAGLLWVGWFGFNAGSTLHSGLDTARALTMTQISAASGALTWLVIEALTFRKATALGFVSGILAGLVVITPAAAVVQPVGALTLGACSSILCYYALGMKMKLGYDDSLDCFGIHGVGSGLGVLLLCFFIRDSWMSDAAAAAGGSWTAFDQLGVQLVGMGATIALAVVVTLALCFAIEKTIGFRVDAQSEAEGLDQTLHGENGYGLSDSSING, encoded by the coding sequence ATGTTGCGCTATGCCTGCCGCATGGTGCCAGGGCTCCTTTTTGCCCCGGCCACCTGTTTGGCTGCGGAAACCACCTGTGATTCGGGTACCACAGCGTGGATGATGATCTCCGTAGCTCTTGTCCTGTTGATGATCCCCGGACTCGCCATGTTCTATGGCGGCCTTGTTCGTACCAAAAACGTTCTCTCCACCATGATGCACAGCTACGTTGCCCTGGCCATTATCGGTGTGCTGTGGGTCGCAGTCGGTTATTCGCTGACCTTCGGCAAAAGTATCCTCGGTGGCTTTGTCGGGTGGAATCCCGATTACTTTTTTCTCAGCGGCATTGACAGCACCATTACTGACGGCATCCCGGAATATATCACGGCGATGTTTCAGGGCAAATTTGCCATTATCACCCCGGCCCTGATCAGCGGTGCTATTGCCGAGCGTGTGTATATGCGCGGCTATGCCGCATTTATCGCCCTGTGGTTCCTGCTGGTCTACTGCCCGCTGTGCCATTGGATCTGGGCGCCGGACGGCTGGTTGTTCAACTACGGCGCTGCCGGTGTTGTTGATCTGGCCGGTGGTCTGGTCATTCACGTCTCTGCTGGTGCCAGCGCCCTGGTGGCCGCCATCTATCTCGGCCCCCGCAAGGGGTTCCCCACCAAGCCGATGCAACCCAACAATCTGGTCATGACCATGATGGGTGCCGGTTTGCTGTGGGTTGGCTGGTTTGGTTTTAATGCCGGTTCCACTTTGCACAGTGGCCTGGATACCGCCCGCGCCCTGACCATGACCCAGATCTCCGCCGCCAGTGGCGCGTTGACCTGGCTGGTGATTGAAGCCTTAACCTTCCGCAAAGCTACCGCACTGGGCTTTGTCTCCGGCATTCTCGCTGGTCTGGTTGTCATCACTCCGGCAGCCGCCGTCGTCCAACCCGTCGGCGCTCTGACCTTGGGAGCCTGTTCCTCGATTCTGTGCTACTACGCTCTGGGCATGAAGATGAAACTCGGCTACGACGACAGCCTCGACTGCTTCGGTATTCACGGTGTCGGCAGTGGCCTTGGAGTGTTACTGCTGTGTTTCTTCATCCGCGACAGTTGGATGAGCGATGCCGCCGCAGCGGCAGGTGGCAGTTGGACCGCGTTTGATCAGCTGGGCGTTCAACTAGTCGGCATGGGTGCAACAATTGCCCTGGCCGTCGTGGTGACATTGGCCCTGTGCTTTGCCATTGAAAAAACCATCGGCTTTCGAGTGGATGCACAAAGTGAAGCGGAAGGACTTGACCAGACCCTGCATGGGGAAAATGGTTATGGTCTGAGTGATTCGTCGATCAACGGCTAA
- a CDS encoding peptidase U32 family protein translates to MKPTQKKQQSLQAELLAPAGSLEAFFAAMEAGADAVYCGLQSFSARAKAKNFSFQDIAAMTRYVQQRDRKLFVTINTLVKEQELPALIDTLAAVEEAGVDAVILQDLGVWRVARNHFPDLELHASTQMTVHNAAGVKQLEKMGFSRGVLARELTLPEIQHIRSQTRLDLEHFIHGALCFCFSGQCYFSSYLGGKSGNRGRCTQPCRRRYSQRGKDGYYFSPNDLSAIELLPALQDAGVSSFKIEGRMKSAEYVSNVVQAYRMVMDATGKDRQSAVEDARKLLKQSFGRTPTKGFLAGRQPTDMATPALRGSTGRYLGEVTRATDNKLFFKSRDVLNLGDRIRIQPGSDKVGTAFTVKQLWAGRKPVKKLAAGAACVSHTFKGRFKPGDAVFKVSSQKAFAMSDAACRRRLQQVGAARQPLTLNVAVDNQQLIVCAEVGQVCLNASYDVDMFAAKQSPLSKEALEQVFRQCGDAPFELTTFTTGTLPDMIIPPKRLKEVRRDFYQHLQRDVENAGKKHQDQRRKRALASLLPLQSEHPAASQEVTVAIKDIREMRALDSHEIDRILVPLTTAVLHRPWKVGQRQRRGVVWDLPFVIFDQEWTTYQKAVSHLIQSGFTQFRLTNLSHFELFKKFPDVRLEASYRLFCLNSEAMQAWQELGAVSNELYIEDDADNMKQVVQRRGSHALYAMVYGSIPLITSRIRIPGLKGGQPLLSDRGDGYQVVSKAGLTVLRSDNDFSLCGALPQLYEMGCSGFVVDISHLGAFSPQGKKVLESFRQRRDLPHTSPFNFVAGME, encoded by the coding sequence GTGAAACCAACCCAGAAAAAACAGCAATCCCTTCAGGCCGAGCTGCTGGCGCCTGCCGGCAGTCTTGAAGCTTTTTTTGCCGCCATGGAAGCCGGTGCCGACGCCGTTTATTGTGGCTTGCAATCGTTTTCGGCGCGCGCCAAGGCCAAGAATTTTTCGTTTCAGGATATTGCGGCGATGACACGCTACGTCCAGCAGCGTGATCGTAAATTGTTTGTGACCATCAATACCCTGGTCAAGGAGCAGGAGTTGCCGGCGTTGATCGATACTTTGGCAGCGGTAGAGGAGGCCGGTGTCGATGCGGTGATTCTCCAGGATCTCGGTGTTTGGCGCGTGGCACGCAATCACTTCCCCGATCTGGAACTGCATGCCTCCACACAGATGACGGTGCACAATGCTGCCGGAGTTAAGCAGTTGGAAAAAATGGGGTTCAGTCGCGGCGTTCTGGCGCGTGAACTGACCTTGCCCGAGATTCAGCATATCCGCTCTCAAACCCGTCTGGATCTGGAGCATTTTATTCACGGAGCCTTATGTTTCTGCTTTTCCGGCCAGTGCTATTTTTCTTCCTATCTAGGTGGTAAGAGCGGTAACCGCGGTCGTTGTACCCAGCCATGTCGCCGCCGTTATAGCCAGCGTGGTAAAGACGGCTACTATTTCTCGCCCAATGATCTGTCGGCGATTGAGCTGCTGCCGGCGTTGCAGGATGCCGGGGTATCCAGCTTTAAGATCGAAGGACGGATGAAAAGCGCCGAATACGTGTCCAACGTTGTCCAGGCCTATCGCATGGTGATGGATGCCACAGGCAAAGATCGCCAGTCTGCTGTCGAGGATGCGCGCAAGTTGCTCAAACAGTCATTTGGTCGCACACCGACCAAGGGCTTCCTCGCTGGCCGCCAGCCCACAGATATGGCAACGCCGGCGTTGCGTGGTTCGACTGGGCGTTATCTCGGCGAAGTGACCCGAGCCACGGACAACAAATTGTTCTTCAAGAGCCGTGACGTGCTCAATCTTGGCGACCGTATTCGCATTCAGCCCGGTAGTGATAAAGTGGGTACGGCGTTCACCGTCAAGCAGTTGTGGGCCGGGCGCAAGCCGGTCAAAAAACTTGCCGCTGGAGCGGCCTGTGTCAGCCATACCTTCAAAGGGCGTTTTAAGCCGGGTGACGCTGTGTTCAAGGTCTCGTCGCAGAAAGCCTTTGCCATGAGTGATGCCGCGTGTCGTCGTCGCCTGCAACAGGTGGGGGCTGCTCGCCAGCCGTTGACATTGAATGTGGCTGTGGATAATCAACAGTTGATTGTCTGTGCCGAAGTGGGGCAGGTGTGTCTCAATGCCTCGTATGATGTCGATATGTTTGCCGCCAAACAGAGTCCGCTGTCCAAAGAGGCTCTGGAGCAGGTGTTTCGTCAATGTGGTGATGCGCCGTTTGAATTAACGACTTTTACCACCGGAACCTTGCCGGATATGATCATCCCGCCAAAGCGGCTGAAAGAAGTGCGCCGTGACTTTTATCAGCATTTACAGCGCGATGTGGAAAATGCGGGGAAAAAACACCAGGACCAACGGCGCAAACGTGCGTTGGCAAGCCTGTTGCCACTCCAGAGTGAGCATCCCGCGGCTTCCCAAGAAGTGACGGTGGCCATCAAAGATATTCGTGAGATGCGTGCGCTGGATAGTCATGAAATCGACCGTATTCTGGTGCCACTGACCACAGCGGTATTGCATCGACCGTGGAAGGTGGGGCAGCGGCAACGCCGTGGTGTGGTGTGGGATCTGCCTTTCGTGATTTTCGATCAGGAGTGGACGACGTATCAGAAGGCGGTTTCCCACCTGATTCAGTCCGGGTTCACGCAGTTTCGGCTGACCAACCTCAGCCATTTTGAGCTGTTTAAAAAGTTTCCCGATGTTCGTCTTGAGGCGAGTTACCGGCTGTTTTGTCTCAACAGTGAAGCTATGCAGGCGTGGCAGGAGCTGGGGGCGGTGAGTAATGAGCTGTATATTGAGGATGATGCCGACAACATGAAGCAGGTGGTGCAACGTCGTGGCTCTCACGCGTTGTATGCCATGGTGTATGGTTCTATCCCGTTGATTACTTCACGCATTCGTATTCCCGGACTCAAAGGCGGCCAGCCCTTGTTGTCTGATCGCGGAGATGGTTATCAGGTGGTGTCGAAAGCCGGTCTGACCGTGCTGCGCTCGGATAATGATTTTTCACTGTGTGGGGCGTTGCCGCAGTTGTATGAGATGGGCTGCAGTGGTTTTGTGGTCGATATCTCCCATCTTGGGGCGTTCAGCCCGCAGGGGAAGAAGGTGCTGGAAAGCTTTCGCCAGCGGCGCGATCTACCGCATACGTCGCCGTTTAATTTTGTGGCTGGGATGGAATAA
- a CDS encoding PAS domain-containing sensor histidine kinase has protein sequence MSQKLDQVKISVLLFSDCDAYAQHFTQSVLSYCPLTSIVHADSFDQVTTWLDAMQIDILFVDARMEKIQEWVRSIDNSRIKSMIALIDHSVSSSVQHDLVALDIDGFVLAEHFLNIALRLKEFCRLNLTRELVGEYDTMLQGQVSELFLLHKVVDNTAIMMATLDADLNLMTANESFCTLCHERLLSGKPLSDYLCGELYSHQIRPALGRALLGESVCVQSLAGISEQVPFVQMYCHPLYDFDERVQGVALVLNDISELKLMEQRYQEISREFTTLLNGISDAITLIRSDGTVAWGNQAAETVWNLKVGECIERSCCLSKTGGECVSASRQTDDGPPCLVQRCLARGEKQTELLQATDGRSLGVKVFPLLDDHQQVTGAIRIVSDVTESVQLKNEATQSSRLAALGELAAGVAHEINNPNGLLAMNNGLLEEICRDLMQELADCGGSDGSFGGFSFSDLEEDLPQLFRNNHLATTNIRRIVEDLKQFTRSEMDRFEPVDVNEVVLAASRMVANSLKKSSHHVRIFYAEDLPPLPGSFQGLEQVVINLLMNACQALTTPEQAIEVATCYDPQAQQVCVRVTDDGRGISVEHLDKIFDPFFTTKREEGGTGLGLSVSSRIIKEHGGTLRYDSQLGEGTCVTVLLPVGDTE, from the coding sequence ATGTCACAAAAACTTGACCAAGTTAAAATCAGTGTTCTTCTGTTCAGCGATTGTGACGCCTATGCGCAGCATTTTACGCAATCCGTCTTGTCCTATTGTCCGCTCACCAGCATTGTCCATGCTGATTCGTTTGATCAGGTCACGACCTGGCTCGATGCCATGCAGATCGATATCCTGTTTGTCGATGCCCGGATGGAAAAAATTCAGGAGTGGGTTCGCTCGATTGATAATAGCAGAATCAAAAGCATGATTGCGCTGATCGACCATTCGGTATCATCGTCCGTTCAGCATGATCTCGTGGCGTTGGACATTGACGGCTTCGTTTTAGCTGAGCACTTTTTAAATATTGCCTTGCGCTTAAAAGAGTTCTGTCGTCTGAATTTGACACGAGAACTGGTGGGTGAGTACGATACGATGTTGCAGGGACAGGTTTCTGAGCTTTTCCTGCTGCATAAGGTGGTCGATAATACGGCCATTATGATGGCAACCCTTGATGCCGATCTGAACCTGATGACCGCCAATGAATCGTTTTGCACGTTATGCCACGAGCGCCTTCTGTCGGGAAAACCGTTGAGCGATTATCTGTGCGGTGAGCTTTATAGTCATCAGATCCGGCCGGCCCTGGGGCGGGCGTTGTTGGGGGAGTCGGTCTGTGTTCAATCTCTGGCAGGGATCTCTGAACAGGTCCCTTTTGTGCAGATGTATTGTCATCCCTTGTATGATTTTGACGAAAGAGTGCAAGGGGTTGCGCTGGTTCTGAATGATATCAGTGAGCTCAAACTGATGGAGCAGCGCTATCAGGAGATCTCGCGCGAATTTACCACGCTACTCAACGGCATCTCGGATGCCATTACCCTGATTCGCAGCGATGGCACCGTGGCCTGGGGCAACCAGGCGGCAGAAACGGTTTGGAACCTCAAGGTTGGAGAATGTATTGAGCGGTCGTGTTGTCTGAGTAAAACAGGAGGGGAATGTGTCAGTGCATCGCGTCAGACTGACGATGGGCCACCCTGCCTGGTGCAACGTTGTCTTGCGCGCGGAGAAAAGCAGACCGAACTGCTCCAGGCTACTGACGGGCGCAGTTTAGGCGTTAAAGTGTTTCCGCTCCTGGATGATCATCAGCAGGTGACCGGGGCGATCCGAATTGTCAGCGATGTCACAGAATCCGTGCAGCTGAAAAACGAGGCTACCCAGAGCAGTCGCTTGGCAGCATTGGGGGAGTTGGCCGCCGGTGTTGCCCACGAAATCAATAACCCCAACGGTCTGCTGGCAATGAACAATGGCTTGCTTGAAGAGATCTGCCGTGATCTGATGCAGGAACTGGCGGACTGTGGCGGCAGTGACGGCAGCTTTGGCGGTTTTTCCTTCAGTGATCTGGAGGAGGATTTGCCACAACTCTTTCGTAATAATCATCTGGCCACGACCAATATTCGCCGTATTGTCGAAGATCTCAAGCAATTCACCCGCAGTGAAATGGACCGTTTTGAGCCGGTTGATGTGAACGAAGTGGTCTTGGCTGCCAGTCGCATGGTGGCCAACAGTCTCAAAAAATCCAGCCATCATGTGCGGATTTTTTACGCAGAAGACCTGCCCCCGTTGCCAGGGAGTTTCCAGGGGCTGGAGCAAGTGGTGATTAATCTGCTGATGAATGCCTGCCAAGCGTTGACCACACCGGAACAAGCCATTGAAGTGGCGACCTGTTATGATCCGCAGGCGCAACAGGTTTGTGTCCGGGTGACGGATGATGGTCGAGGCATCTCTGTTGAACATCTGGATAAAATTTTTGACCCGTTTTTTACTACCAAGCGTGAAGAGGGCGGAACCGGTCTCGGTCTCTCTGTCTCCTCGCGAATTATCAAGGAGCATGGCGGCACGTTACGCTATGACTCGCAACTGGGAGAAGGCACCTGTGTTACGGTGTTGCTTCCGGTCGGAGATACCGAGTGA
- the groL gene encoding chaperonin GroEL (60 kDa chaperone family; promotes refolding of misfolded polypeptides especially under stressful conditions; forms two stacked rings of heptamers to form a barrel-shaped 14mer; ends can be capped by GroES; misfolded proteins enter the barrel where they are refolded when GroES binds), whose amino-acid sequence MAAKEIKFSEDARSAILAGVNMLADTVKVTLGPKGRNVVIDKSFGAPLITKDGVSVAREIELEDKFENMGAQLVKEVASKTSDIAGDGTTTATVLAQGIYREGVKLVTAGHNPMEIKRGIDKAVEAAVASLRELSQPIANHKEIAQVGTISANSDETIGNILAEAMDKVGKEGVITVEEAKSMETSLETVEGMQFDRGYLSPYFVSDSERMEAAMDDPMILIYDKKISNMRELLPILEPVAKMGKPLMIIAEDVDGEALATLVVNKLRGTINVCAVKAPGFGDRRKAMLEDIAILTGGQVISEEMGFKLENATEDMLGTAKRIVVDKDNTTIVDGAGSETDIEARVKVIRAQIEETSSEYDREKLQERLAKLVGGVAVVKVGAATETEMKEKKARVEDALHATRAAVEEGIVPGGGVALIRCIKAVEALEIEGEQQFGVQIVKRALEEPLRQIAANAGLEGSIVVDKVKNGEGSFGLNAATDEYVDLLEAGILDPTKVTRSALQNAASVSGLMLTTEACIAEMPSDEPAMPAMPGGMGGGMPGMM is encoded by the coding sequence ATGGCTGCAAAAGAGATCAAATTTTCTGAAGACGCCCGTTCCGCAATTCTGGCCGGTGTCAACATGCTGGCAGATACCGTTAAAGTGACCCTCGGTCCTAAAGGCCGTAATGTTGTTATCGACAAGTCCTTCGGTGCTCCCCTGATCACCAAAGACGGTGTCTCTGTTGCTCGTGAGATCGAGCTGGAAGACAAGTTCGAAAACATGGGTGCGCAACTGGTTAAAGAAGTTGCTTCTAAAACCTCCGATATCGCTGGTGACGGTACCACCACGGCAACCGTTCTGGCTCAGGGTATCTACCGTGAAGGTGTCAAGCTGGTTACTGCCGGTCACAACCCCATGGAGATCAAGCGTGGTATTGATAAGGCCGTAGAAGCTGCTGTCGCTTCTCTGCGTGAGCTGTCTCAGCCTATTGCCAACCACAAAGAGATCGCTCAGGTTGGCACCATCTCTGCTAACAGCGACGAGACCATCGGCAACATTCTTGCCGAGGCCATGGACAAAGTTGGTAAAGAGGGTGTCATTACCGTTGAGGAAGCCAAGTCCATGGAAACCTCTCTGGAAACCGTTGAGGGGATGCAGTTTGATCGTGGTTACCTGTCTCCTTACTTCGTGTCCGATTCCGAGCGTATGGAAGCGGCCATGGATGATCCCATGATCCTGATCTACGACAAGAAGATCTCCAACATGCGTGAGCTGCTGCCGATTCTTGAGCCGGTGGCCAAAATGGGCAAGCCGCTGATGATCATCGCTGAGGACGTCGACGGCGAAGCGCTGGCCACTTTGGTGGTTAACAAGCTGCGTGGTACCATCAACGTCTGCGCCGTTAAAGCTCCTGGTTTTGGTGACCGCCGCAAGGCCATGCTCGAAGATATCGCCATTCTGACTGGTGGTCAGGTGATCTCGGAAGAGATGGGCTTCAAACTGGAGAACGCTACCGAAGATATGCTGGGAACTGCCAAGCGCATTGTTGTGGACAAAGACAACACCACCATCGTTGACGGTGCCGGCAGCGAGACCGATATTGAGGCTCGCGTTAAAGTGATTCGCGCCCAGATCGAAGAGACTAGCAGCGAGTACGATCGTGAGAAACTGCAGGAGCGTTTGGCCAAACTGGTTGGCGGTGTTGCTGTGGTTAAAGTTGGTGCTGCAACTGAAACCGAGATGAAAGAGAAAAAAGCCCGCGTTGAAGATGCTCTGCATGCGACCCGCGCTGCCGTTGAAGAGGGCATCGTTCCTGGTGGTGGTGTGGCTCTGATCCGCTGCATCAAGGCGGTTGAGGCATTGGAGATCGAAGGCGAGCAGCAGTTTGGTGTACAGATTGTCAAGCGTGCTCTGGAAGAGCCGCTGCGTCAGATCGCTGCCAACGCTGGTCTGGAAGGTTCCATCGTTGTTGATAAAGTCAAGAACGGTGAGGGTTCTTTCGGCCTCAACGCGGCAACGGATGAGTATGTTGATCTGCTTGAAGCCGGTATCCTTGATCCGACCAAAGTGACCCGCAGTGCCCTGCAAAACGCGGCTTCTGTCTCGGGTCTGATGCTGACCACGGAAGCATGCATTGCTGAAATGCCCAGTGATGAGCCTGCTATGCCCGCCATGCCCGGCGGCATGGGCGGCGGCATGCCCGGCATGATGTAA
- a CDS encoding co-chaperone GroES — MNIRPLQDRLIVECVEEETTTAGGIIIPDTASKEKPQEGVIIAAGKGKVTAEGKVLGMDVQVGDRVLFGKYAGTEIKVDGKAYLMMREDDILGVLEK, encoded by the coding sequence ATGAACATCAGACCTCTGCAGGATCGCCTCATTGTTGAGTGCGTTGAAGAAGAAACCACCACGGCTGGCGGAATCATCATCCCTGACACCGCTTCCAAGGAAAAGCCTCAGGAAGGCGTGATTATTGCCGCAGGTAAAGGCAAAGTGACCGCTGAAGGTAAAGTTCTTGGTATGGACGTTCAAGTTGGCGACCGCGTTCTGTTCGGTAAGTATGCCGGTACTGAGATCAAGGTAGACGGCAAAGCTTACCTGATGATGCGCGAAGACGATATCCTCGGCGTACTCGAAAAGTAA
- a CDS encoding pyridoxal-phosphate-dependent aminotransferase family protein → MAKKLFIPGPVEVSNDVFAAMSSPMIGHRMPEYATLHQSVTSQLQTLLNTTDPVFLSTSSAFGIMEGAVRNLVQKRCANFGNGAFSTKWHDVTKRCGIKADLFTAEWGQPITAEMVDKALASGDYDAMTMVHNETSTGVMSPLEEIAEVMKKYPYVSFIVDTVSSMTAVPIDFKALGLDVCLAGVQKAFGLPPGLAVCAVSRAALDKAKATPNRGYYFDFEEFEKNDLKHNTPSTPCISLIYGMDAQLKKMFAEGLDNRYRRHAQMAEATRNWITAQGFGLFAAEGYRSMTLTSGANDGHTDLDTLKKLVGERGYAMDNGYGKIKNETFRIPHMADMTLADLEEYFALLEELLPQVRS, encoded by the coding sequence ATGGCGAAAAAACTGTTTATTCCCGGACCGGTAGAAGTCAGCAACGATGTGTTTGCCGCCATGTCTTCACCGATGATCGGCCACCGCATGCCGGAATACGCCACACTGCATCAAAGCGTCACCAGCCAGTTGCAGACCCTGCTCAACACCACAGACCCGGTATTTCTCTCCACATCCAGTGCTTTCGGCATCATGGAGGGCGCCGTGCGCAATCTGGTCCAGAAACGTTGCGCCAACTTTGGCAACGGTGCGTTCAGCACCAAGTGGCACGACGTCACCAAGCGCTGCGGCATCAAAGCGGATCTGTTCACAGCCGAATGGGGCCAGCCCATCACCGCCGAGATGGTCGACAAGGCACTGGCCAGCGGCGATTACGATGCCATGACCATGGTTCACAATGAAACGTCCACCGGCGTCATGTCACCGCTTGAAGAGATTGCCGAGGTGATGAAGAAATATCCTTACGTCTCTTTCATCGTTGACACGGTCTCCTCCATGACTGCCGTTCCGATCGACTTTAAAGCCCTCGGCCTCGATGTTTGTCTGGCCGGCGTGCAGAAGGCGTTCGGTCTCCCACCGGGACTGGCGGTGTGTGCCGTATCACGCGCCGCACTCGACAAAGCCAAAGCCACGCCGAACCGCGGTTACTATTTCGACTTTGAAGAGTTTGAAAAAAACGACCTCAAGCACAACACGCCGAGCACTCCGTGCATCAGCCTGATCTACGGCATGGATGCGCAATTGAAGAAAATGTTTGCTGAAGGACTCGACAATCGTTATCGCCGCCATGCACAGATGGCTGAAGCGACCCGCAACTGGATCACCGCTCAGGGCTTCGGTCTGTTCGCTGCCGAAGGCTACCGTTCCATGACCCTGACCAGTGGTGCCAACGACGGTCACACCGACCTTGACACGTTAAAGAAATTGGTCGGCGAACGCGGTTACGCCATGGACAACGGCTACGGCAAAATCAAGAACGAAACGTTCCGCATCCCGCACATGGCTGACATGACCCTGGCCGATCTGGAAGAATATTTCGCCCTGCTCGAAGAGCTGCTGCCGCAAGTGCGCAGTTAA